Genomic DNA from Chitinispirillum alkaliphilum:
CCCGATTTCAATCGGGAAGCCTGTAGGAGAACCGGTAAGTTTACAGTGAGCCTGGCCGAACTGTCTTCGGCATGCGCCCAAATCATTCTCAATCCCTTTCTCAATCTCTTTTACTTTAAATTATACTTTCACATTCTTTTTTGTTCACCAGTATGGTGCATAATGTCACCAGTATGCTACATAATGTCACCAGTATGCTACATAATGTCACCAGTATGCTACATGATGTCACCAGTATGCTACATGATGTCGCGTATT
This window encodes:
- a CDS encoding sensory transduction histidine kinase → MTSCSILVTLCSILVTLCSILVTLCTILVNKKECESII